From one Triticum urartu cultivar G1812 chromosome 3, Tu2.1, whole genome shotgun sequence genomic stretch:
- the LOC125543008 gene encoding UDP-glycosyltransferase 75C1-like — protein sequence MPAMERAGEEAPHFLVVTYPAQGHINPARHLALRLLRAALGARVTVSTAVSACRKMFPDDADAAAVDHVDGAGVRYVPYSDGYDGGFDRSAHDSMHYMSNLKVVGARTLDGVLARLRDAGTPVTQVVYTVLLSWVADVAHAHGVPAALYWIQPATVLAAYFHFFRGTDGLDQAVTAAASDPWADVRVRGLPPMRLRDLPSFLTIASDDHPYSFVLAAFRELLDVLDREDSPTVLANTFDAMEPDAVATLHQHGINVVPIGPVLSFLDASAAAAANDSNDLFKQDGKGYLEWLDAQEAGSVVYISFGSLSTMSKRQITEVSRGMAEIGRPFLWVLRKDNRGEVDGDDLCTGGGMVVEWCDQGKVLSHPAVGCFVTHCGWNSTLESVACGVPVVGVPQWTDQGTNAWLVERQLGTGVRVAVSEKDGVLEADELQRCVGFATSDVVSAKAALWREKARAAAAVGGSSERNLRAFVAGQVALAGN from the coding sequence ATGCCGGCCATGGAGCGCGCGGGGGAGGAGGCGCCGCACTTCCTCGTGGTCACGTACCCGGCGCAGGGCCACATCAACCCGGCGCGCCACCTCGCGCTGCGCCTGCTCCGCGCCGCGCTGGGCGCCCGCGTCACCGTCTCCACCGCCGTCTCCGCCTGCCGCAAGATGTTCCCGGACGACGCGGACGCGGCGGCAGTGGACCACGTCGACGGCGCCGGCGTCCGCTACGTGCCCTACTCCGACGGCTACGACGGCGGCTTCGACAGGTCCGCGCACGACAGCATGCACTACATGTCCAACCTCAAGGTCGTGGGGGCCCGCACGCTGGACGGCGTGCTCGCGCGCCTCCGCGACGCCGGCACCCCCGTCACTCAGGTGGTGTACACGGTGCTCCTCTCCTGGGTCGCCGACGTCGCGCACGCGCACGGCGTCCCCGCCGCGCTCTACTGGATCCAGCCGGCCACCGTGCTCGCCGCCTACTTCCACTTCTTCCGCGGCACTGACGGCCTCGACCAGGCCGTCACCGCCGCAGCGAGCGACCCGTGGGCGGACGTCCGCGTCCGGGGGCTCCCGCCGATGCGCCTGCGCGACCTGCCGTCGTTCCTCACCATCGCGTCCGACGACCACCCCTACTCCTTTGTGCTCGCCGCGTTCCGTGAGCTGCTCGACGTGCTGGACCGCGAGGACTCGCCCACCGTGCTCGCCAACACGTTCGATGCCATGGAGCCCGACGCGGTGGCGACGCTGCACCAGCACGGCATCAACGTCGTCCCCATAGGCCCCGTCCTCTCCTTCCTGGACgcctcggcagcggcggcggccaACGACAGCAACGACCTGTTCAAGCAGGACGGCAAGGGGTACCTGGAGTGGCTGGACGCGCAGGAAGCGGGGTCGGTCGTCTACATCTCCTTCGGGAGCCTGTCGACGATGAGCAAGcggcagatcacggaggtgtcgcgCGGCATGGCGGAGATCGGCCGCCCGTTCCTGTGGGTGCTGAGGAAGGACAACCGCGGCGAGGTCGACGGCGACGACTTGTGCACCGGCGGGGGCATGGTGGTGGAGTGGTGCGACCAGGGGAAGGTGCTGTCGCACCCGGCGGTGGGCTGCTTCGTGACGCACTGCGGGTGGAACTCGACGCTGGAGAGCGTGGCGTGCGGCGTGCCGGTGGTGGGAGTGCCGCAGTGGACGGACCAGGGCACCAACGCGTGGCTGGTGGAGCGGCAGCTCGGCACCGGGGTCAGGGTCGCCGTGAGCGAGAAGGACGGCGTGCTGGAGGCCGACGAGCTGCAGAGATGCGTCGGCTTCGCCACGTCGGATGTGGTGAGCGCCAAGGCGGCGCTGTGGAGGGagaaggcgcgggcggcggctgcCGTGGGCGGCTCGTCCGAGAGGAACCTCAGGGCGTTCGTCGCCGGGCAGGTCGCCCTCGCCGGCAACTAG